One region of Mycolicibacterium rhodesiae NBB3 genomic DNA includes:
- a CDS encoding class I SAM-dependent methyltransferase: MSSSLTDGREAPTLHWSQIHGWFRWRDLQEEAAATFAAGSTFVEVGCYLGRSLCSLAEVVSAADREFTVVGVDYCRGSGPEGTAARDAHAATVAEGDGTLAGQLHRNVIACGYADRVHLVVSPSPAAATLFADGSLAWLHLDARHEYDSVLADIDGWLPKVAPGGWLSGDDYDEQWWPGVVAAVRDRVPDAEECSTGQWRWVKPKSA; this comes from the coding sequence GTGAGCAGCTCGCTAACCGATGGCCGCGAGGCGCCCACACTGCACTGGTCGCAGATTCACGGCTGGTTTCGCTGGCGCGATCTACAGGAGGAGGCCGCGGCGACCTTCGCAGCGGGTAGCACGTTCGTCGAAGTCGGCTGCTACCTCGGCCGCAGTCTGTGTTCGCTGGCAGAGGTGGTGAGCGCGGCGGATCGCGAATTCACTGTGGTCGGAGTCGACTACTGCCGCGGCAGCGGGCCCGAGGGCACCGCGGCCAGAGACGCTCATGCGGCCACCGTCGCCGAGGGCGACGGCACTCTGGCCGGCCAATTGCACCGCAACGTCATCGCGTGCGGCTATGCCGACCGCGTCCACCTCGTGGTCAGCCCTTCACCGGCGGCCGCCACTCTTTTCGCCGACGGGTCTTTGGCCTGGTTACACCTCGATGCCCGCCACGAGTACGACAGCGTGCTCGCCGACATCGACGGTTGGCTTCCGAAGGTGGCGCCAGGCGGCTGGCTCTCGGGGGACGACTACGACGAGCAGTGGTGGCCCGGTGTGGTTGCGGCAGTGCGGGATCGCGTGCCCGATGCCGAGGAATGCTCCACCGGTCAGTGGCGCTGGGTGAAACCCAAGAGTGCATAG
- a CDS encoding SGNH/GDSL hydrolase family protein — MTSPTRRLLVVVAAVVALVGCSKSESPAPAPSSSSTVTAAPQEGSPTSAVPQDGAVRYLALGDSLSQGVGAPDEQTGAFPALLAEQWRGAGCEVELQNAGISGYTAEQVLTDEVPQIEEFQPTLITFQAGGNDIVNGVTLDQYRQNVKAVLEAATGSGARVIVLAQNEWFRSPEGKTYGDDLAAQREAFDAALIEEANAAGAEFVDMRATYKQQADDNQWVEDGIHPTPDAYAAWATELAGAVPAPCQ; from the coding sequence ATGACCTCGCCGACGCGGCGCCTACTCGTAGTGGTGGCGGCCGTCGTGGCGCTGGTCGGCTGCAGCAAGTCCGAGAGCCCCGCACCCGCACCGTCGTCCTCGTCAACGGTGACGGCGGCGCCTCAGGAAGGCAGCCCCACGTCAGCGGTACCGCAGGACGGCGCTGTGCGCTATCTCGCGCTGGGCGATTCGCTGAGCCAGGGCGTCGGCGCGCCCGACGAGCAGACGGGTGCGTTTCCCGCGCTGTTGGCCGAGCAGTGGCGTGGGGCCGGCTGTGAGGTCGAACTGCAGAATGCCGGCATCAGCGGCTACACCGCCGAACAGGTGCTCACTGACGAAGTGCCGCAGATCGAAGAGTTCCAGCCGACGCTCATCACGTTCCAGGCCGGAGGGAACGACATCGTGAACGGCGTGACACTCGACCAGTACCGGCAGAACGTCAAGGCGGTGCTCGAGGCGGCGACGGGCAGCGGTGCGCGGGTCATCGTGCTGGCGCAGAACGAGTGGTTCCGGTCGCCGGAGGGAAAAACCTACGGCGATGATCTCGCGGCACAGCGCGAAGCATTCGACGCTGCGCTGATCGAAGAAGCGAACGCCGCCGGCGCCGAATTCGTCGACATGCGTGCGACATACAAGCAGCAGGCCGACGACAACCAGTGGGTCGAGGACGGCATTCATCCGACGCCGGATGCGTATGCGGCGTGGGCGACCGAACTGGCCGGCGCAGTGCCCGCCCCGTGTCAGTGA
- the rpsR gene encoding 30S ribosomal protein S18: MAKSSTKRRPAPEKPVKTRKCVFCSKKGKNQIIDYKDTALLRTYISERGKIRARRVTGNCVQHQRDIAIAVKNAREVALLPFSSSTR, from the coding sequence ATGGCCAAGTCCTCGACCAAGAGGCGCCCGGCTCCTGAGAAGCCGGTCAAGACTCGCAAGTGCGTGTTCTGCTCGAAGAAGGGCAAGAACCAGATCATCGATTACAAGGACACCGCACTGCTGCGTACCTACATCAGCGAGCGCGGCAAGATTCGTGCCCGCCGTGTGACCGGCAACTGCGTGCAGCACCAGCGTGACATCGCCATCGCGGTGAAGAACGCCCGCGAGGTGGCGCTGCTGCCGTTCAGCTCGTCGACGCGATAA
- the dnaB gene encoding replicative DNA helicase encodes MAVVDDLGRSDMDASPPSEDFGRQPPQDAAAEQAVLGGMLLSKDAIADVLERLRPGDFYRPAHQNVYDAILDLYGRGEPADAVTVAAELDRRGLLRRIGGAPYLHTLISTVPTAANAGYYAGIVAEKALLRRLVEAGTRVVQYGYAGAEGADVAEIVDRAQAEIYDVTEGRTSEDFVPLEELLQPTMDEIDAIASQGGISRGVPTGFTDLDDLTNGLHPGQMIVVAARPGMGKALKLDTPLPTPTGWTTMGDVAVGDELIGADGQPTRVVAATEVMIGRPCYEVEFSDGTVIVADAEHQWPTERGIQVTAALRPAVDVITAARVPVLATFGGGRQSAWGIEAVRRVESVPVRCVEVSAEDHLYLAGEGRIPTHNSTLGLDFMRSCSIKHHLPSIVFSLEMSKSEIVMRLLSAEAKIKLADMRSGRMSDDDWTRLARRMSEISEAPLYIDDSPNLTMMEIRAKARRLKQKADLRLIVIDYLQLMTSGKKVESRQQEVSEFSRQIKLLAKELEVPVVAMSQLNRGPEQRTDKKPMLADLRESGSIEQDSDMVILLHRPDAFESDDPRGGEADLIIAKHRAGPTRTVTVAHQLHLSRFTNMAKA; translated from the coding sequence GTGGCTGTCGTCGATGATCTCGGTCGCTCGGACATGGACGCCTCGCCTCCCAGTGAGGATTTCGGTCGCCAACCTCCGCAGGACGCCGCCGCAGAACAGGCCGTGCTCGGCGGCATGCTCCTCAGCAAGGACGCGATCGCCGACGTGTTGGAGCGGCTGCGTCCGGGTGACTTCTACCGCCCCGCGCACCAGAACGTCTACGACGCGATCCTCGATCTGTACGGCCGCGGTGAACCGGCCGACGCGGTGACGGTCGCGGCCGAGCTGGATCGGCGCGGTCTGCTACGTCGTATCGGCGGCGCCCCTTATTTGCACACGCTGATCTCGACGGTGCCGACGGCGGCGAATGCCGGGTACTACGCGGGCATCGTCGCGGAGAAGGCCTTGCTCCGCCGGTTGGTGGAAGCGGGCACGCGCGTCGTGCAATACGGCTATGCCGGTGCCGAGGGCGCGGACGTCGCCGAGATCGTCGATCGCGCGCAGGCCGAGATCTACGACGTGACCGAGGGCCGCACCTCTGAGGACTTCGTGCCGCTCGAGGAACTCCTGCAGCCGACGATGGACGAGATCGATGCCATCGCATCGCAGGGTGGCATCTCGAGAGGTGTGCCGACGGGCTTCACCGATCTCGACGATCTGACCAACGGGCTGCATCCCGGGCAGATGATCGTCGTTGCGGCAAGACCCGGTATGGGAAAGGCCCTCAAGCTCGATACGCCGCTGCCGACGCCAACGGGCTGGACGACGATGGGCGACGTCGCCGTCGGAGACGAGTTGATCGGTGCCGACGGACAGCCGACGCGTGTCGTCGCGGCGACGGAGGTGATGATCGGACGGCCGTGCTACGAGGTCGAGTTCTCCGATGGCACAGTCATCGTCGCGGATGCCGAGCATCAGTGGCCGACTGAGCGCGGCATCCAGGTCACTGCCGCACTGCGGCCAGCTGTCGACGTGATCACCGCAGCGCGGGTTCCGGTGCTCGCAACCTTCGGTGGGGGTCGCCAATCAGCTTGGGGGATAGAGGCTGTCCGCCGAGTCGAGAGCGTGCCGGTGCGGTGCGTCGAGGTCAGCGCTGAGGACCATCTCTACTTGGCGGGCGAGGGAAGGATCCCAACGCACAACTCGACTCTCGGTTTGGATTTCATGCGGTCCTGCTCGATCAAGCATCACCTGCCGAGCATCGTGTTCTCCCTCGAGATGAGTAAGTCCGAGATCGTCATGCGGCTGCTGTCCGCAGAGGCGAAGATCAAGCTCGCCGATATGCGGTCGGGCCGGATGAGCGACGACGACTGGACGCGCCTGGCGCGCCGCATGAGTGAGATCAGTGAAGCGCCACTGTATATCGACGACTCTCCGAACCTGACGATGATGGAGATCCGCGCGAAGGCGCGACGGCTGAAGCAGAAGGCGGACCTACGTCTCATCGTCATCGACTACCTGCAGCTGATGACATCGGGCAAGAAGGTCGAGTCACGTCAGCAGGAAGTGTCCGAATTCTCGCGTCAGATCAAGCTTTTGGCGAAGGAGCTCGAAGTTCCCGTCGTGGCGATGAGCCAGCTGAACCGCGGTCCGGAACAGCGCACCGACAAGAAGCCAATGTTAGCTGACCTACGCGAAAGCGGCAGTATCGAGCAGGATAGCGATATGGTGATTTTGCTGCACCGGCCGGATGCGTTCGAGAGTGACGACCCCCGCGGTGGTGAGGCAGACTTGATCATCGCTAAGCACCGCGCAGGTCCGACGCGGACGGTGACAGTCGCCCACCAATTGCATTTGTCACGCTTCACCAATATGGCAAAAGCCTAG
- a CDS encoding cytochrome b: MTAPARFRLRSRVLHWATAILVFAALLIGFTMVNSLGSYGALVTIHMTLGVTILVITVVRIANRLTAHPPAWPPTVSRLEAKIVIASERAMYALLLLQPLIGWAMVSAAGRSAVLLGTLHLPALAPFNTHLYFALRQTHSVLAYLLVAVIAMHVSAILLHTLTLHDRMLSRMLFGRPHRPAIRTSRPTPAAEPHGESQAAVSDDPKSSPPPRTPPR, translated from the coding sequence ATGACGGCCCCCGCTCGGTTTCGGCTGCGCTCGCGCGTATTGCACTGGGCTACCGCCATTTTGGTTTTCGCAGCCTTATTGATCGGGTTCACAATGGTCAATTCGTTGGGTTCCTACGGCGCACTGGTCACTATTCACATGACCCTCGGCGTCACCATTCTGGTGATCACCGTCGTCCGCATCGCGAACCGACTCACCGCCCATCCGCCAGCTTGGCCACCTACCGTGAGCCGGCTGGAAGCCAAAATCGTCATCGCCTCCGAGCGCGCCATGTACGCCTTACTGCTGCTCCAACCGCTTATCGGATGGGCCATGGTCTCGGCAGCAGGCCGATCCGCCGTCCTCTTGGGCACCCTCCACCTGCCAGCCCTGGCTCCGTTCAATACCCATCTGTATTTCGCACTGCGGCAAACACATTCGGTTCTCGCCTACTTACTCGTGGCCGTCATCGCCATGCACGTCAGCGCCATTCTCTTGCACACCCTGACACTGCATGACCGGATGCTGTCCCGCATGCTCTTCGGTCGACCGCACCGGCCGGCAATCCGAACATCAAGGCCGACGCCGGCCGCCGAGCCACATGGGGAAAGCCAGGCGGCCGTCAGCGACGATCCGAAGAGTTCGCCGCCGCCGCGAACCCCGCCTCGATAG
- a CDS encoding adenylate/guanylate cyclase domain-containing protein, whose product MFSETRYAMNGDLHVAYRASPKGERDIVFVPNWFTCCELLPELPSVRGFAEAMTTLGRLIFLDQPGTGASDSIITDALPTLEQWTDSITAVLDALEISEAVLITPAGALPTAALFAATHRSRTTALVILEGYADPGAQRTDLDRDETNATFIALWGTGETQHVLNPDMPWNEEIRAAWARMERLGASPGTVALVMPLVSELDIRAILPTVRVPTLVVQHADDPFIPSDWGKYVADHIPGAKFVQLPGRNFHHFVEPWRASFQEIAEFLTGEQPDMADDRVLATVLFTDIVDSTRRAAEMGDRDWHALLDAHDAVLRSQLARFRGREVNTSGDGFLATFDGPQRAIRCAMAIRDAVQALGIQIRAGLHTGEVELRGDDIGGIAVHIGARVSASAGANDVLVSSTLRDLVIGSGLEFDDRGTHQLKGVPGEWRLFAVASS is encoded by the coding sequence GTGTTCTCCGAGACACGCTATGCAATGAACGGGGATCTCCACGTCGCCTACCGTGCGTCGCCAAAAGGCGAGCGCGACATCGTCTTCGTGCCGAACTGGTTCACCTGCTGCGAGTTACTCCCAGAGCTACCGTCGGTCCGGGGATTCGCCGAGGCGATGACAACGCTTGGTCGACTGATCTTCTTGGACCAACCGGGCACAGGAGCCTCCGATTCGATCATTACTGACGCATTGCCGACGTTGGAGCAATGGACCGACAGCATCACCGCCGTGCTGGACGCCCTTGAGATTTCCGAAGCGGTTCTCATCACCCCCGCCGGCGCGCTGCCGACGGCGGCACTGTTCGCTGCGACGCATCGGTCCCGTACTACGGCGCTCGTCATCCTCGAGGGTTACGCAGATCCGGGGGCTCAACGCACCGATCTCGATCGCGACGAAACGAATGCCACTTTCATCGCGCTGTGGGGTACAGGGGAAACACAGCATGTCCTGAATCCTGATATGCCATGGAACGAAGAGATCCGTGCGGCGTGGGCTCGAATGGAGCGTCTTGGCGCAAGCCCTGGAACCGTTGCGCTCGTGATGCCTCTCGTCTCCGAACTCGACATTCGGGCGATCCTGCCGACTGTTCGCGTGCCGACCCTTGTCGTCCAGCACGCCGACGACCCGTTCATCCCGTCCGATTGGGGCAAGTACGTCGCCGATCACATACCTGGTGCGAAATTCGTCCAGCTTCCCGGTCGCAACTTTCATCACTTCGTCGAACCCTGGCGCGCGTCATTCCAGGAGATAGCCGAGTTTCTCACCGGCGAGCAGCCAGACATGGCCGACGACCGCGTCTTGGCCACGGTGTTGTTCACCGACATCGTGGACTCGACACGTCGTGCCGCGGAGATGGGCGACCGCGACTGGCATGCGCTCCTCGACGCGCATGACGCTGTCCTCCGGTCACAACTCGCTAGGTTTCGCGGCCGGGAAGTCAACACCTCCGGCGACGGGTTCCTTGCCACGTTCGACGGGCCACAGCGAGCGATCCGCTGCGCCATGGCAATTCGCGACGCGGTGCAGGCGCTCGGCATCCAGATTCGCGCCGGACTGCACACCGGTGAGGTCGAACTACGCGGCGACGACATCGGCGGCATCGCCGTGCACATCGGCGCGCGGGTGAGCGCGTCGGCAGGCGCCAACGACGTCCTCGTGTCGAGCACACTGCGCGACCTCGTCATCGGATCGGGACTGGAATTCGACGACCGCGGTACGCATCAACTCAAAGGCGTGCCCGGCGAATGGCGGCTGTTCGCCGTGGCGTCTAGCTAG
- a CDS encoding LAGLIDADG family homing endonuclease, with the protein MTVAAVGPTKTLPGSARVLLADNGSEVALCDLQESTEQPLVYSMDERLRLVVGRLAAINYVSQAQVSCIRLASGRVVEATADSELRTLAGFLPVRALSIGDRIAAPRRLPPPLNPQSMVADELILLAHMIGDGSCVKRQPIRYASIDEQNLFAVTNAARHFGVTAKRDEYAAARVTTLRLPAPYRLTHGRRNPIAAWLDGMGLFDKRSYEKFVPKQVFGLSNDQVSLFLGHLWATDGCVIWDGKQGQGRIYYASTSRRLMDDVRQLLLRLGILTKAHGARKDGYRVCWQLSINGMRNQSRFLNTVDVNGEKYFAGHEILKNLKGVKANENVDTVPREVWDQVRQGLKDQRMSHRAFSEAMRIKFCGSTMWKHSPSRTRLHRAAAILNDRGLHDLARNDVFWDKIVEITSVGRQDAYRVALAGADNLVAQGISMRTLSSADAAGSPPR; encoded by the coding sequence GTGACCGTGGCAGCAGTCGGGCCCACAAAGACTTTGCCGGGCAGTGCACGAGTCCTTCTAGCTGACAACGGTTCCGAGGTCGCCTTGTGCGATCTTCAAGAGTCCACGGAACAGCCGCTGGTGTACTCGATGGATGAGCGGCTCCGTCTCGTGGTCGGGCGTCTGGCGGCTATCAATTACGTCAGCCAAGCTCAGGTGTCTTGTATTCGCCTCGCGTCAGGCAGAGTGGTTGAGGCGACTGCGGACTCTGAGTTGCGGACGCTCGCAGGCTTTTTGCCGGTGCGCGCCCTATCAATTGGCGATCGTATTGCCGCACCGAGGCGTCTTCCGCCCCCTTTGAACCCGCAATCCATGGTCGCCGACGAATTAATTCTGCTGGCACACATGATCGGTGACGGGTCATGTGTCAAACGTCAGCCGATCCGATATGCAAGCATCGACGAGCAGAATCTCTTCGCGGTGACCAACGCCGCCAGACACTTTGGCGTGACCGCAAAGCGTGACGAATACGCGGCGGCTCGCGTCACGACGCTTCGACTCCCGGCCCCCTACCGATTGACACATGGGCGACGAAATCCCATCGCAGCATGGCTCGACGGGATGGGTCTCTTCGATAAGCGAAGCTACGAGAAGTTCGTGCCCAAACAGGTATTCGGCCTATCGAATGATCAGGTGTCGCTCTTCTTAGGGCACTTGTGGGCGACGGACGGGTGCGTGATTTGGGACGGTAAGCAGGGCCAAGGCCGAATCTACTACGCGTCGACAAGTCGCAGGCTCATGGATGACGTCAGACAACTATTGCTGCGGCTTGGCATCCTGACGAAGGCGCACGGTGCGCGGAAAGACGGTTATCGCGTCTGCTGGCAGCTGAGCATCAACGGTATGAGAAACCAGAGCCGATTCCTGAACACGGTCGACGTCAATGGCGAGAAGTACTTCGCCGGCCACGAGATTCTCAAGAACCTCAAGGGCGTCAAGGCCAACGAAAACGTCGATACGGTGCCGCGTGAGGTGTGGGACCAGGTGCGCCAGGGTCTCAAAGATCAGCGGATGTCGCATCGCGCGTTCTCCGAGGCGATGAGGATCAAGTTTTGCGGTTCGACCATGTGGAAGCACTCACCGAGCCGGACTCGCCTGCATCGTGCGGCCGCGATACTCAATGATCGCGGGCTCCACGACCTGGCGAGGAATGATGTGTTCTGGGACAAGATCGTCGAGATCACGAGCGTCGGGCGACAGGACGCCTACCGAGTTGCCCTGGCAGGCGCGGATAATCTCGTCGCGCAGGGCATCTCGATGAGGACGCTGAGCTCAGCTGATGCGGCTGGCAGCCCGCCCCGGTGA
- a CDS encoding catalase family peroxidase has protein sequence MKPSGFGGAEEGEGRFKVDRRSLLTGLAAVGAFLVVDLGAVAYANNWIRPAGAFTRQTIIDALRATYGVHPGFRKNHAKGVAVTGFFDSNGNGAALSSAEVFTRRRTPVLGRFSLAGGDPAIEDSLTAARGLGLAFGLTGAQQWRTAMLNLPVFPDNSAHGFYERILASKVVPGTGKPDPAAMERFLAAHPETAAAMAVIKAHPPTPGFADSTFSGLNTFLFTDRAKRVTPVRWSLVPEQAALPARPGRDGLFDALVRQLRSTPLRWRMEIVVGESADPIDDATLPWPAERRRVDVGTVTLTGAQTEAPGNARDVNFDPLVLPTGIAPSADPLLSARSSTYAASYHLRTGEPTTPSAVQVDEVVQ, from the coding sequence GTGAAGCCTTCAGGATTCGGCGGCGCCGAGGAAGGGGAAGGCCGCTTCAAAGTGGACCGGCGCTCTCTGTTGACTGGGCTGGCCGCCGTCGGCGCCTTCTTGGTCGTGGACCTCGGCGCGGTCGCCTACGCCAACAACTGGATCCGGCCGGCCGGCGCCTTCACCCGGCAGACCATCATCGATGCCCTGCGAGCGACCTACGGCGTGCATCCAGGGTTCCGCAAGAACCACGCCAAAGGTGTCGCGGTCACCGGCTTCTTCGACAGCAACGGCAACGGCGCCGCACTGTCGAGCGCCGAGGTCTTCACCCGGCGGCGCACCCCCGTGTTGGGACGCTTCTCGCTGGCCGGCGGCGACCCGGCGATCGAGGACAGCCTCACCGCCGCCCGTGGTCTCGGACTCGCGTTCGGGCTGACGGGCGCCCAGCAGTGGCGCACCGCGATGCTGAATCTGCCAGTCTTTCCCGACAATTCGGCGCACGGATTCTACGAACGGATCCTCGCGTCAAAGGTGGTACCCGGCACAGGCAAGCCGGACCCCGCAGCGATGGAACGGTTCCTGGCCGCCCATCCCGAGACTGCAGCCGCAATGGCCGTCATCAAGGCCCACCCACCCACCCCAGGTTTTGCAGACAGCACCTTCTCCGGACTCAACACTTTCCTGTTCACCGATCGCGCAAAACGAGTGACCCCGGTGCGGTGGTCGCTGGTGCCCGAACAAGCCGCGCTGCCGGCAAGACCGGGGCGCGACGGGTTGTTCGACGCGCTGGTTCGCCAACTACGGAGCACTCCGCTGAGGTGGCGGATGGAGATTGTCGTGGGCGAGTCCGCCGACCCGATCGATGACGCAACACTGCCGTGGCCCGCTGAGCGCCGGCGCGTCGATGTCGGCACCGTGACGTTGACCGGGGCTCAGACCGAAGCGCCCGGCAACGCGCGCGACGTCAACTTCGACCCGCTGGTGCTGCCAACCGGTATTGCGCCGTCGGCCGACCCCCTGCTGAGCGCCCGCTCCTCGACCTACGCCGCGTCCTATCACCTGCGCACCGGCGAACCCACCACACCATCGGCAGTGCAGGTGGACGAGGTAGTTCAATGA
- the rpsF gene encoding 30S ribosomal protein S6: MRPYEIMVILDPTLDERTVAPSLETFLNVIRKDGGSVDKVDIWGKRRLAYEIAKHAEGIYAVVDVKAESATVSELDRQLNLNESVLRTKVMRTDKH; this comes from the coding sequence ATGCGTCCATACGAAATCATGGTCATCCTCGACCCCACTCTCGACGAGCGCACCGTTGCTCCGTCTTTGGAGACGTTCCTCAACGTCATCCGCAAGGACGGCGGCAGTGTCGACAAGGTCGACATCTGGGGCAAGCGCCGCCTGGCGTACGAGATCGCCAAGCACGCCGAGGGCATCTACGCCGTCGTCGATGTGAAGGCCGAATCAGCGACGGTGTCCGAGCTGGACCGTCAGCTGAACCTGAACGAGTCCGTGCTGCGGACCAAGGTGATGCGGACCGACAAGCACTAA
- a CDS encoding DUF488 domain-containing protein, which produces MATRVWTIGHSTRAFEDVMTMLRATAITVLVDVRSYPASRKFPQWNQAAIVEEMPSDIGYRWIQKLGGRRHTPAGVESPNGAWRVKAFRDYADYMQTAEFADGLGELLELSHQQRPAIMCSEAVPWRCHRRLITDALIVAGTEVCHIMSAATTTRATLSDFAHVDDGKLTYPPAR; this is translated from the coding sequence ATGGCCACTCGTGTCTGGACCATCGGTCATTCCACACGCGCGTTCGAGGACGTAATGACCATGTTGCGCGCCACCGCGATCACCGTTCTGGTTGATGTGCGCTCGTATCCGGCGTCGCGGAAGTTCCCGCAGTGGAACCAAGCGGCGATAGTCGAGGAGATGCCGTCCGACATCGGCTACCGGTGGATTCAGAAACTGGGTGGTCGGCGCCATACCCCGGCTGGTGTCGAAAGCCCGAACGGGGCGTGGCGAGTCAAGGCGTTCCGTGACTACGCCGACTACATGCAAACCGCCGAGTTCGCCGATGGACTGGGCGAGTTGCTCGAGCTTAGCCATCAACAACGTCCGGCGATCATGTGCAGCGAGGCGGTCCCCTGGCGCTGTCACCGCAGACTGATCACCGATGCGCTGATCGTCGCCGGAACCGAGGTCTGCCACATCATGTCCGCAGCGACTACAACCCGAGCAACGTTGAGCGACTTCGCCCATGTCGATGACGGCAAGCTCACCTACCCACCCGCCCGTTGA
- the rplI gene encoding 50S ribosomal protein L9 codes for MKLILTTEVDHLGSSGDIVEVKDGYGRNFLLPRGMAVVASRGAERQAEEIRRAREAKAVQGLEHARELKTAIEGLGAVELPVKAAGDSGKLFGSVTGADVVAAIKKAGGPNLDKRTVQLPKAHIKSVGTHPITVRLHPEVNAALSLSVVAGQ; via the coding sequence ATGAAACTCATTCTCACCACCGAGGTGGACCACCTGGGTTCCTCGGGCGACATCGTGGAAGTCAAGGACGGCTACGGACGTAACTTCCTGCTGCCCCGCGGCATGGCCGTGGTGGCATCGCGCGGCGCTGAGCGCCAGGCCGAGGAGATCCGCCGGGCCCGCGAGGCGAAGGCCGTGCAGGGCCTCGAACATGCTCGTGAGCTGAAGACGGCCATCGAGGGTCTCGGCGCGGTCGAGCTGCCCGTGAAGGCGGCCGGGGACAGCGGCAAGCTGTTCGGTTCGGTGACCGGCGCCGACGTGGTTGCAGCCATCAAGAAGGCCGGCGGCCCGAATCTGGACAAGCGCACGGTGCAACTGCCCAAGGCGCACATCAAGTCGGTCGGCACGCATCCGATCACGGTGCGGCTGCATCCAGAAGTGAATGCCGCATTGTCGCTCAGCGTCGTCGCCGGGCAATAA
- a CDS encoding DUF1295 domain-containing protein, which translates to MSTGRSSKARSLTIVTIAYLIAIGVGAAWLVAGPATGTALLDAFIADVLATGVIFVFSRAFRNSSFYDAYWSVVPPLLLLYWWLVATDPDTLRSVLIAIVVVLWAIRLTGNWIYAFPGLHHEDWRYPKFKASAGRWEFFADLFAIHLIPTVQVFLGMIPVYVAVTRPGPGLPWLAWTAFVVGIAAVAVEFVADLQMHRFVAAARPGEVMDRGLWSWSRHPNYFGEFSFWLSLALFGVAAAPADWWWLGIGALAMLAMFLGASIPMMEERSVERRPNYAQVVNRIPRFVPRPPRSPRRDPGSREDSAG; encoded by the coding sequence ATGAGCACCGGGCGCTCGTCCAAAGCGCGGTCACTGACTATTGTCACAATCGCCTACCTGATCGCGATCGGAGTCGGCGCGGCATGGTTGGTCGCGGGACCTGCCACCGGCACGGCCTTGTTGGACGCATTCATCGCCGATGTGCTCGCAACCGGCGTGATCTTCGTGTTCAGCCGAGCGTTTCGAAATTCCAGTTTCTACGACGCCTACTGGAGCGTGGTACCGCCGCTGTTGCTGCTCTACTGGTGGCTCGTCGCCACCGACCCCGACACACTGCGGTCAGTGCTGATCGCAATCGTCGTTGTGCTGTGGGCGATTCGACTTACCGGGAACTGGATCTACGCCTTTCCCGGTCTGCACCATGAGGATTGGCGCTACCCGAAGTTCAAGGCGAGTGCGGGCCGCTGGGAGTTCTTCGCCGACCTGTTCGCCATCCATCTCATCCCCACGGTGCAGGTTTTCCTAGGCATGATCCCGGTCTACGTCGCAGTGACCCGTCCGGGACCCGGCCTGCCGTGGCTGGCCTGGACGGCCTTCGTGGTGGGCATCGCGGCGGTCGCGGTCGAGTTCGTCGCGGACCTGCAGATGCATCGATTTGTCGCGGCTGCCCGGCCGGGCGAGGTAATGGATCGCGGATTGTGGAGCTGGTCGCGTCATCCAAACTATTTCGGGGAGTTCAGCTTCTGGCTGTCGCTGGCCCTGTTCGGCGTCGCCGCCGCGCCCGCGGACTGGTGGTGGCTAGGCATCGGCGCACTGGCAATGCTCGCCATGTTCCTTGGCGCGAGCATTCCCATGATGGAGGAGCGCAGCGTAGAGCGGCGACCGAATTACGCTCAGGTGGTCAACCGGATACCACGATTCGTGCCGCGGCCGCCACGCTCACCGAGGCGGGATCCCGGGTCGCGCGAGGACTCTGCGGGGTGA
- a CDS encoding single-stranded DNA-binding protein, whose product MAGDTVITVIGNLTADPELRFTPSGAAVANFTVASTPRIFDRQTNEWKDGEALFLRCNIWREAAENVAESLTRGSRVIVSGRLKQRSFETREGEKRTVVELEVDEIGPSLKYATAKVNKASRSGGGGGGFGGGGGSRAAAPAGGSDAKQDDPWGSAPASGSFSGADDEPPF is encoded by the coding sequence GTGGCTGGTGACACCGTCATCACGGTCATCGGAAACCTGACCGCCGACCCTGAGCTGCGGTTCACGCCCTCGGGCGCGGCCGTTGCGAACTTCACGGTGGCGTCGACGCCGCGCATCTTCGACCGTCAGACCAATGAGTGGAAGGACGGCGAAGCGCTGTTCCTCCGCTGCAACATTTGGCGCGAGGCGGCGGAGAACGTGGCCGAGAGCCTGACTCGTGGTTCACGGGTGATCGTCAGCGGACGGCTCAAGCAGCGTTCGTTCGAGACCCGTGAGGGCGAGAAGCGCACCGTGGTGGAACTCGAGGTCGACGAGATCGGCCCGTCACTGAAGTACGCGACCGCCAAGGTGAACAAAGCCAGCCGCAGCGGCGGTGGTGGCGGCGGGTTCGGCGGTGGTGGCGGTTCGCGCGCTGCAGCTCCGGCCGGCGGTTCCGACGCCAAGCAGGACGACCCGTGGGGCAGCGCTCCCGCGTCGGGTTCGTTCAGCGGCGCCGACGACGAGCCTCCCTTCTGA